The Candidatus Bathyarchaeota archaeon genome includes the window TATAGCTTTGTATTTGAAGATTTGAGTTCTTTGATGAATATTTAAATCAAAACTCTTATACATGATATTGTCATTGACCCGAATTAAGTGAGCGCTATTGGTTTTCTTCTATAAACGATTTTCTATGAGTTCAGTGACTAGCTTTAAAAAAAGATTGCCTGAGATCATGCTCATAGCGATAATGATAATTGCTATAATCACGATATCGTTTTATTACTTATTCCCTGCTCCATCAGAACCAACTAAAGATCTTACAGACGAAGAAAAGGAGGTTTATCAATTCATTATTGCCTATTATTCCGCTGTAAATAGAAAGTCATTCGATGAACTCTATGAATTCTTTCTAGAAGACGCAATTTTACTTTCTGCTGAAGGAAAAACCTACTCAGGTGTGGATAAAATTGAAACCTACTATGAGAATTTATGGTTCAATATGGCAGAATACGGGGTTAAACAAAATTTTTTATCTATCGAAGTTGATGGAGATTATGCTAAAGCAACATTTTGTTCTTTATCAATAGAGCGAACTATCGGTGAAACTATACCACACTATAGATCTTTTAGAAATGACTTTATATTAATAAAAGAAGAGGGTAACTGGAAAATTGCAGGCATGACTATGGAAAAAGAGTCGTGTTGGGATGAACCTGTCTTGTATTAATCAAGATAGGCGAATGAATTTCTGATTTAATCATAGAAGCGTTTGTCAACTATGGTTGGTAAATAAAATTTCCCTCTGTTTTCCCCTCTTCATAACCTAACTTATTTGCTTCTGCATACCATCTCACATTATACCCTGCCGGCAATTCTCCCTTATATCCCATATATGCTGCCATATCGCTTGCGCTTTCAAATCCTGTATATGATGCCAATCCTCTCTCATCAGTTAGGATCATTAGTTGTAGGATCATATCCGCTTGACGCTCAAAGGAATCAACATAAAAATCGACAACAGCTCCCGAAACAGGTTGACCTTCATATGTTACTTTAACAGTAAGAGTAATTGGAGTTGATGTAACAATTTCTGGAGGAGATAGGATTTCTACCTGAAGTACTTTTGGTTTAGAAACTTGTGTTGATGTATTAATCGGTATGATGTTTTGAGAAAAAATTAGATAAAGCGATAAACTTCCAAGGATTAAAAAAATTATTAAAAGGTAAATCAAAGTTTGCCGTTTTGTTATCATTATCGCTCTAATAATCATTCCTACGGTTCTTCTTTAAAACTTATACTTGTCACCAGATCAATTACAATTTTTTAGTTCTTTTTTTCAGAGTCGCATGAATTTTCATCTGATTGGACGATATATTTTATCCTCTAAAGATGTTGAGTGGATTCCAAAATAAGAAAGTGTTACTAGAAAGGCCCAAGAGAATAAATTTCTGAAAAAATGTCCTTTTTCAAACCTTCTAGCCGAAACCTCAATCTCTATATCCGTTAAAATTACTTTTCCCAATCTTTTGGCCCTTTTACAAAGGTCCAGCCCCTCTTCTCCTATATTTTCGTTAAAACCTCCGAGCTTGACGAATATATCTCTACGTACGAAGAGAAAAGGAGAGGTTCCAAATATAGTTAATAATCTACAAACAAACTCTCTAAATTTCTTCAATACTATATACCTTGGTCGATTCGGGGTAAATCTAATTTTACCCCCTCCACAGATTACCATTAACTCGATTACATAATCTTTTATTCTTTTTAGACAGCTACTTGGAAGAATTGTGTCGGCATACAAAAAAATCAAGTATTTTCCTATTGCCTGTTCAGCACCCACATTCATTTGATATTGCCTTCGTCTTTTTTTCACCACTAAGATTT containing:
- a CDS encoding glycosyltransferase, whose protein sequence is MSNLEKSKSPFFSIIIPTLNEEKIIRNTLKALREQMCKNFEIIVVDANSTDATRKEATNYADKILVVKKRRRQYQMNVGAEQAIGKYLIFLYADTILPSSCLKRIKDYVIELMVICGGGKIRFTPNRPRYIVLKKFREFVCRLLTIFGTSPFLFVRRDIFVKLGGFNENIGEEGLDLCKRAKRLGKVILTDIEIEVSARRFEKGHFFRNLFSWAFLVTLSYFGIHSTSLEDKIYRPIR
- a CDS encoding nuclear transport factor 2 family protein produces the protein MVFFYKRFSMSSVTSFKKRLPEIMLIAIMIIAIITISFYYLFPAPSEPTKDLTDEEKEVYQFIIAYYSAVNRKSFDELYEFFLEDAILLSAEGKTYSGVDKIETYYENLWFNMAEYGVKQNFLSIEVDGDYAKATFCSLSIERTIGETIPHYRSFRNDFILIKEEGNWKIAGMTMEKESCWDEPVLY
- a CDS encoding FixH family protein → MIIRAIMITKRQTLIYLLIIFLILGSLSLYLIFSQNIIPINTSTQVSKPKVLQVEILSPPEIVTSTPITLTVKVTYEGQPVSGAVVDFYVDSFERQADMILQLMILTDERGLASYTGFESASDMAAYMGYKGELPAGYNVRWYAEANKLGYEEGKTEGNFIYQP